A single Candidatus Methanomethylicota archaeon DNA region contains:
- a CDS encoding metallophosphoesterase, protein MEIESLNLLLSEGKFNVNCKVDINVGDLQLGGRRASTIIIAIMILGLLNTLNVNVRGQTTTYYADKMKFPTHGVPEPVLDGGIFNVTVKMDSSIKWVRAEVYNETHRLIADIVKANYDSRSGVWQLSFKLPRGFAEGAYDLDVIYEGGRISQPRSLWIMPKWPEKLDILACGDVKPEGLPYLWEMVYEANIINPDLIIFLGDLVNVPTVSSQWIQFLEPYMLFKDPVYVTAGNHEYGDIGNAIEYERIVGPLNYTVTVGKFLLVSLDTDKDGWIRMERLRWLENVLKANIDKTKIIFFHFPLFTEKLKEWGVGYINITSWTDIDKYIAKGYLYGDPSDYLSWKGHPNEARELFRLIVEYDVRLILSEHIHSDLNVIVYNEATGKKHYFITPAALAYDIPNYDIRGFKLIRIYSNGTVDENTLYNPGTGLFKYPNSIPIDSGTTTSYRPKTPYRLGFLEYYYTPSNNGSSHAVSLAIINDLNITIENPRIIFRVPADKPISDYNWHPYKPQFKYIEKGGVYHVMLTNITIPAKSRIYFTIECMKDEDTPQVKFVNPPQSIEKNKWVKVTLEAYDGGWGVKRVEVKYNATSDKWTSAPIMDLIKAEGGKVVYDVWIQPIPVDQIMTLKAMVEDFSGKTYETSINIVVGQPKPKYTLKIISTPIEGVTIQINGTSVTTPYTATLEQAKYIVTIPQEVTVAGKQYRFDKWSDGSTQTTRTITLNQDQTLTINYVAIEQQPLMGQTTIIAASIAIIAIIAIAIIITKMKRKT, encoded by the coding sequence ATGGAAATTGAGAGTTTAAACCTATTGTTAAGTGAAGGAAAATTTAATGTGAATTGCAAGGTAGATATTAATGTTGGTGATCTGCAATTGGGCGGTAGAAGAGCTTCAACAATAATAATTGCCATAATGATTTTAGGGTTACTAAACACTCTAAACGTCAATGTTAGAGGGCAAACAACAACATACTACGCAGATAAAATGAAATTCCCAACGCATGGAGTTCCAGAACCAGTTTTAGATGGTGGGATATTCAATGTAACTGTGAAAATGGATTCAAGTATAAAATGGGTTAGAGCTGAAGTATACAATGAAACTCACAGGTTAATTGCAGATATCGTGAAAGCCAACTACGATTCAAGGAGTGGAGTTTGGCAATTGAGTTTCAAACTACCAAGAGGGTTTGCTGAAGGGGCATACGATCTAGACGTAATTTACGAGGGAGGGAGAATATCTCAACCAAGAAGTCTATGGATAATGCCCAAATGGCCTGAGAAGCTGGATATACTGGCATGTGGAGATGTTAAACCTGAGGGGCTTCCATACCTTTGGGAAATGGTTTACGAAGCGAACATAATAAACCCAGACTTAATAATATTCTTAGGGGATCTAGTAAACGTTCCAACAGTCTCAAGCCAATGGATCCAATTCCTAGAACCATACATGCTATTCAAAGATCCAGTATATGTTACAGCTGGAAATCATGAGTATGGAGATATAGGTAACGCCATTGAATATGAGAGGATAGTGGGTCCATTAAACTATACAGTCACCGTGGGGAAATTCCTACTCGTAAGTTTAGATACCGATAAAGATGGATGGATAAGGATGGAGAGATTGAGATGGCTTGAAAATGTACTTAAAGCCAACATTGATAAAACTAAGATCATATTCTTCCACTTCCCACTATTCACTGAGAAATTGAAGGAGTGGGGTGTAGGCTACATAAACATTACATCATGGACAGATATAGACAAATACATAGCTAAAGGATATCTATATGGTGACCCATCAGACTACCTCTCATGGAAGGGGCATCCAAATGAGGCAAGAGAACTATTCAGATTAATAGTGGAGTATGATGTTAGATTAATATTATCGGAACACATACACTCAGACTTAAACGTCATAGTCTATAATGAAGCAACTGGGAAGAAGCATTACTTCATAACTCCAGCAGCACTAGCCTACGATATACCAAACTACGATATAAGAGGATTCAAATTGATAAGAATCTACTCCAATGGAACAGTGGATGAAAATACATTATACAATCCTGGAACTGGATTATTCAAATACCCAAATTCAATACCAATAGATTCTGGAACCACAACATCATACAGACCAAAAACACCCTATAGACTTGGATTCCTAGAATACTATTACACACCATCAAACAATGGATCATCACATGCAGTATCACTTGCCATAATAAATGATTTGAACATAACAATAGAGAACCCGAGAATCATATTTAGAGTTCCAGCAGACAAGCCAATATCAGATTACAATTGGCATCCATACAAACCTCAATTCAAATATATTGAGAAGGGTGGCGTATACCATGTAATGCTAACAAACATAACAATACCAGCAAAAAGCAGAATATACTTCACAATTGAATGCATGAAAGATGAGGATACACCACAAGTGAAGTTTGTGAATCCACCGCAAAGCATTGAGAAGAATAAGTGGGTGAAGGTTACATTGGAAGCTTATGATGGTGGGTGGGGTGTAAAGAGGGTGGAAGTTAAATACAATGCCACCAGCGATAAATGGACATCTGCACCAATAATGGATTTAATTAAAGCTGAAGGTGGAAAGGTAGTGTACGATGTGTGGATACAGCCAATACCAGTAGATCAAATTATGACTTTAAAAGCCATGGTTGAAGACTTCTCAGGTAAAACTTATGAAACATCCATAAACATAGTGGTTGGTCAACCAAAACCAAAATACACATTAAAGATAATTTCAACACCAATAGAGGGGGTTACAATACAGATAAATGGTACAAGTGTAACCACACCATACACAGCCACACTGGAACAAGCAAAATATATAGTGACAATACCACAAGAAGTTACAGTGGCTGGAAAGCAATATAGGTTTGATAAATGGAGTGATGGGTCAACTCAAACCACAAGAACAATAACATTAAATCAAGACCAAACATTAACCATAAATTACGTGGCAATCGAACAACAACCATTAATGGGACAGACAACCATCATAGCAGCCTCAATAGCCATAATAGCGATAATAGCAATTGCCATTATAATCACTAAAATGAAACGTAAAACTTAA